A window of the Bdellovibrio sp. ZAP7 genome harbors these coding sequences:
- a CDS encoding site-specific recombinase, whose translation MFDQLRKYFHRFKLHRQRSNVHSDLDALLSFASDQKNLEDQLHWLVNLLRWVRYEGTAVEGLDNSSGHVPIARLRYVLMVLDRNPGWKRDVAVILRSVIKNVSGLELYTETGLPHEVGVIGEFFDRMMMKILPSPPLDHELGYLFWELFPSAKDPMWIASIDHVLFDKLVELFNYDVSPLESDWNRLDRDMEDALIYLGIQVRAIGLSPGIRHRLDKPNFRDSAFFNLVRVLEDFLSAHQSGKPELFYEKASRLRLLVWECRRELTQVYRHLDEYGVSVNLVFQMTRLRIYLQRMDSLVDILITDVPDAKKVTSFLANLIEENHDLQSVGALLSQNINLLAKKMVERAAETGEHYITRTKEEYRRMVQAAAGGGFVTAFTVYIKTGILALGPSEFMIGVLASTNYAISFIVIHLAGFTLGTKQPAMTAPALAEQMRDVDTEEGMERMVDQIAHIIRSQVAAVGGNILMVVPTTLVIDTIFFLVSGRHIMSDATAIKAFTSVDIFGPAIFYAAFTGILLWFSSLFAGWGDNWFALNSLRTTLARSPTLTTIFGRVGARRIASFFEKNISGLLGNASLGILLGFTPEIMRFIGIPLDVRHVTLSSGTMGAALPVMGASFLKTWIFWRAVIGVLCIGFFNVTVSFAMAFLVAIKARGVTPPTRRAIRKAVFRRLLNHPLSFILPVGKTVPKSAPGGHSH comes from the coding sequence ATGTTTGATCAACTTCGCAAGTACTTTCACCGATTTAAACTTCATCGCCAACGCAGTAACGTGCACAGTGATTTGGATGCCCTGTTAAGCTTTGCTTCAGATCAAAAGAATCTAGAAGACCAGCTTCATTGGTTGGTGAATTTATTACGTTGGGTGCGCTATGAAGGTACTGCGGTGGAGGGGTTGGATAACTCTTCTGGGCATGTTCCCATTGCACGTCTTCGTTATGTATTGATGGTGTTAGATCGCAATCCCGGCTGGAAGCGCGATGTGGCTGTGATCTTGCGTTCGGTGATTAAGAACGTCAGCGGTCTTGAGCTCTATACAGAGACGGGTCTCCCACATGAAGTAGGGGTGATCGGGGAGTTCTTTGATCGCATGATGATGAAAATCCTGCCGAGTCCTCCGTTGGATCACGAACTGGGTTATCTGTTTTGGGAGTTGTTCCCAAGTGCCAAGGATCCGATGTGGATCGCTTCGATTGATCACGTTTTATTCGATAAATTAGTGGAGCTTTTTAACTACGACGTTTCACCGCTCGAATCAGATTGGAATCGTCTGGATCGCGACATGGAAGATGCTTTGATTTATCTGGGCATTCAAGTTCGCGCCATCGGTCTTTCACCAGGGATTCGTCATCGCCTGGATAAACCCAACTTCCGTGACTCTGCTTTCTTTAATTTGGTGCGCGTTCTGGAAGACTTCCTATCGGCTCATCAATCCGGTAAGCCGGAGCTGTTCTATGAAAAGGCGTCGCGCTTACGCTTGTTGGTTTGGGAGTGTCGTCGGGAACTGACGCAAGTGTATCGTCACTTGGACGAGTACGGTGTCAGCGTGAATCTGGTTTTCCAGATGACTCGCTTAAGAATTTATCTGCAGCGCATGGACAGTCTGGTGGACATTCTTATCACAGATGTTCCAGATGCAAAAAAGGTGACGTCATTTCTAGCAAATCTAATTGAAGAAAATCATGATTTGCAAAGTGTGGGTGCACTCCTTTCACAAAACATCAATTTGCTCGCTAAGAAAATGGTCGAGCGTGCAGCAGAAACCGGCGAGCACTATATTACTCGCACCAAAGAAGAATACCGTCGCATGGTCCAAGCTGCCGCGGGTGGCGGTTTTGTCACTGCATTCACTGTCTATATTAAGACAGGAATTCTGGCATTGGGTCCTTCTGAATTTATGATCGGTGTTCTGGCATCGACAAACTATGCGATCAGTTTCATCGTGATCCATCTTGCGGGTTTTACTTTAGGAACTAAGCAGCCTGCAATGACAGCGCCAGCACTTGCAGAGCAAATGCGCGACGTAGATACTGAAGAGGGCATGGAGCGCATGGTGGATCAGATTGCGCATATTATCCGCTCGCAAGTGGCAGCAGTGGGTGGAAACATCTTGATGGTGGTTCCAACAACACTCGTTATTGATACGATTTTTTTTCTGGTTTCTGGGCGTCATATTATGTCAGATGCAACGGCGATTAAAGCCTTCACTTCGGTCGACATTTTTGGGCCTGCGATATTCTATGCTGCATTCACCGGTATACTCTTGTGGTTCTCAAGTTTATTTGCTGGATGGGGGGACAACTGGTTTGCCCTGAATTCATTACGCACAACTTTGGCGCGCAGTCCTACACTGACAACTATATTTGGACGAGTCGGAGCGAGAAGAATTGCTTCATTCTTTGAGAAAAACATTTCCGGTCTTTTGGGAAATGCGTCCTTGGGTATTCTCTTGGGCTTTACTCCAGAGATCATGCGCTTTATCGGGATTCCATTGGATGTGCGCCATGTGACTCTTTCGTCGGGGACCATGGGGGCGGCCCTGCCGGTCATGGGTGCGTCCTTTTTAAAGACTTGGATTTTCTGGCGTGCGGTGATCGGTGTTCTTTGTATTGGTTTCTTTAACGTGACGGTAAGCTTTGCTATGGCCTTCTTGGTGGCGATCAAAGCCCGTGGAGTCACTCCACCCACTCGTCGTGCCATTCGCAAGGCTGTTTTTCGACGTCTCTTAAATCATCCACTGAGCTTTATCTTGCCGGTGGGAAAAACGGTTCCGAAATCCGCTCCAGGCGGGCATTCGCACTGA
- a CDS encoding redoxin domain-containing protein — protein sequence MKRFILLISFLGSVNTWAAKQVSSIDGTNVLNDKFVHLETKAAAKGTVVIFMSAKCPCSASHESLLKDMSAEFKDFNFVAVHSNSDEQSAMTKEHFEKAALPFPVIQDSKSRLANDFGALKTPHAFVVNPAGEIVYQGGVTDSHVGPSAKKQFLKDALEDIQAGKTVRMKEGRALGCFIQREDS from the coding sequence ATGAAACGATTCATTCTTCTTATATCATTCTTGGGGTCAGTAAATACTTGGGCCGCCAAACAAGTCTCTTCGATCGATGGAACGAATGTGTTGAATGACAAATTCGTCCATCTAGAAACGAAGGCTGCAGCAAAAGGCACTGTCGTTATTTTCATGTCAGCAAAATGCCCTTGTTCTGCCAGCCACGAAAGCTTGCTAAAAGATATGTCTGCTGAATTTAAAGATTTCAATTTCGTCGCGGTTCACTCCAATTCTGACGAACAATCGGCGATGACCAAAGAACATTTCGAAAAAGCAGCTTTGCCATTTCCCGTCATTCAAGATTCCAAGTCACGGTTAGCGAACGACTTCGGTGCTTTGAAAACTCCCCATGCCTTTGTCGTAAATCCGGCGGGAGAAATTGTGTATCAAGGCGGCGTGACCGACAGTCACGTGGGTCCTTCGGCGAAAAAACAATTCTTAAAAGATGCACTGGAAGATATTCAAGCTGGCAAAACCGTGCGCATGAAAGAAGGCCGAGCTTTAGGTTGCTTCATTCAACGCGAGGACAGCTAG
- a CDS encoding transposase: MPRKTLILTDDFPYHVTNRSNNREKFYLENYILWTIFLDCFEELKKQYTCEIHAFVLMSNHYHLIISTPKRNLGEAMKYLHREVARKANKQSGRINHFFGARYKWSVINAEAYYWNCIKYVFRNPVRAGICTRVDDYRFSSLNSQPASWKWNMCDWFHRDQPQITPDHDWLNEPFHLELEEIIRLGLRRREFSPPPDSKKKRSYLDDLQYEKGTVT; encoded by the coding sequence ATGCCTAGAAAAACATTAATTTTAACAGACGATTTCCCCTACCACGTTACAAACCGTTCAAATAATCGAGAGAAATTTTATCTAGAAAATTACATTTTGTGGACTATCTTTCTGGATTGTTTCGAAGAACTAAAAAAACAATACACCTGCGAAATTCACGCATTTGTTTTAATGTCCAACCACTATCATCTCATAATCAGCACGCCGAAAAGAAATCTAGGGGAAGCCATGAAGTATCTCCATCGGGAGGTCGCTCGCAAAGCGAACAAACAATCCGGACGCATCAACCATTTTTTTGGGGCGCGATACAAATGGTCCGTAATAAACGCAGAAGCCTACTATTGGAACTGCATTAAATATGTTTTTAGAAACCCTGTACGAGCTGGTATCTGCACACGGGTGGATGACTATCGATTCTCTTCGCTCAATAGCCAACCAGCATCTTGGAAATGGAATATGTGTGATTGGTTTCACCGAGATCAGCCTCAAATCACGCCTGATCATGATTGGCTGAACGAACCATTTCATTTAGAGCTGGAAGAAATAATTCGACTGGGACTAAGACGAAGGGAGTTTTCACCTCCGCCAGATTCCAAGAAAAAGAGAAGTTATTTAGACGATCTGCAGTACGAAAAGGGAACTGTTACCTGA
- a CDS encoding FixH family protein — MKKLLLGLLFLTACARPDYINPAAKNNAQSPPAAECTLKLAQSQLCASIQWVSGPQSPDESEFILKFWNESTATINGPYTDPTTALSVILWMPSMGHGSSPVKIDKIETGVYRVHRVFFIMPGDWEVRIFLKDGATTVDHVIESLQL; from the coding sequence ATGAAAAAACTTTTGCTGGGATTGTTATTTCTGACTGCCTGTGCCCGTCCTGACTATATCAATCCGGCGGCAAAAAATAATGCCCAGTCACCACCAGCTGCGGAGTGCACCTTAAAACTTGCACAATCCCAGCTGTGTGCTTCTATTCAGTGGGTGTCGGGACCTCAATCTCCTGACGAGTCAGAATTCATTTTAAAATTCTGGAATGAATCCACTGCCACGATAAATGGTCCTTATACAGACCCGACAACGGCTTTAAGTGTGATTTTGTGGATGCCTTCGATGGGGCATGGTTCCTCACCTGTAAAGATCGATAAAATTGAAACCGGCGTGTACCGTGTTCATCGCGTGTTCTTTATTATGCCTGGTGACTGGGAAGTTCGTATCTTCTTAAAAGATGGCGCGACGACGGTTGATCATGTGATTGAAAGTCTTCAGCTGTGA
- a CDS encoding cation:proton antiporter: MHSLPAMISDLALILGTAGIVTLLFKRLNQPVVLGYLVAGFLIGPKVGLFGTVSSAEGVQLWADIGVIFLLFALGLEFSFKKLFRVGGSAGVTALFEVGFMTLIGFTTGKLLGWDLMDCLFLGGILAISSTSISMRTIEEMGFKNMKFVSIVMGVLVIEDLVAVLLLVFLTSIALTREFAGSDMLLSFLKLAFYLSLWFVVGIFWLPTALKRAQKLLNEETILVVAVGLCLAMVVFAVKVGFSAALGAFITGSILAETIEGERIHHLVNPIKTLFSAVFFISVGMLIDPDVITAHWQVILLLSALVLMGKTLGVTVGSVLSGQTLKSSLQTGMSLSQIGEFSFIIATVGVGFKVVRPELYPLAVSVSVVTAFTTPFMIRMADGAYGLLERKLPRDLIDSLDRYSMFSFAMTAHKESRDQVRSYIFKIFLNVVIVIGVFLLMGRVTLPYLLNHQVEEGSAKFLTLTATLILSSPFLWALAFGRTKQFDSLVAGGSRGSQNYVFVVSRIMVAVGLIGAMVAQFVPLGWALGITAWMAVVVGYVLSTRLRAIYQWFENRFISNLTEDVHKVAPKTHSQALAPWDAHLTEFRVPAEAHYVGMPLSELSIRERFGVTVALIERGRRKIMAPGADVMFMPQDIVFVIGNDIQLAVFKEFIDAEQDYQTLESEISEYSLEKYLLTDKSAFLGKSIRDSGLRETTHGLVVGIERQGRRILNPDSAEILQVDDLLWIVGDRSRILDLR, encoded by the coding sequence ATGCATAGTCTTCCGGCAATGATCAGCGATTTGGCTCTTATTCTAGGTACCGCGGGTATCGTGACTCTTCTCTTTAAAAGATTAAATCAACCTGTGGTCTTAGGTTATCTGGTTGCCGGATTTTTGATCGGACCTAAGGTCGGACTGTTTGGAACTGTCAGCAGCGCAGAAGGTGTTCAGCTTTGGGCTGACATCGGGGTGATCTTTCTTTTGTTCGCCTTGGGCCTGGAGTTCAGTTTTAAAAAGCTTTTCCGTGTGGGGGGCTCGGCTGGTGTGACGGCGTTGTTCGAAGTCGGCTTTATGACTTTGATCGGTTTTACGACGGGGAAGCTATTGGGTTGGGATTTGATGGACTGCCTGTTCCTGGGCGGAATTCTTGCGATTTCTTCGACGTCGATCTCTATGCGTACTATCGAAGAGATGGGTTTCAAGAATATGAAATTCGTCAGTATCGTTATGGGCGTCTTGGTTATCGAGGATCTGGTGGCGGTATTGCTGCTGGTATTCCTAACTTCAATTGCGCTGACTCGGGAGTTCGCGGGCAGTGATATGTTGCTGTCATTCCTTAAACTCGCGTTCTATTTATCCCTGTGGTTTGTGGTGGGGATCTTTTGGCTTCCGACGGCACTGAAGCGTGCACAAAAATTATTGAATGAAGAAACGATTCTGGTTGTGGCGGTAGGCTTGTGTCTTGCCATGGTGGTGTTTGCGGTGAAGGTGGGTTTCTCCGCAGCTTTGGGTGCCTTCATCACGGGATCGATCTTAGCTGAAACGATCGAAGGTGAGCGTATTCATCACTTGGTGAATCCCATCAAAACTTTATTCTCTGCTGTGTTCTTTATCTCGGTGGGGATGTTGATTGATCCGGATGTGATCACAGCCCACTGGCAGGTGATTCTGCTCTTGTCAGCGTTGGTGCTTATGGGAAAAACTTTGGGCGTGACCGTCGGAAGTGTTTTATCCGGTCAAACATTGAAGTCCAGTTTGCAGACGGGTATGAGTCTGTCCCAAATTGGAGAGTTTTCTTTCATTATTGCGACGGTGGGTGTGGGCTTTAAAGTTGTTCGACCCGAGCTCTATCCTTTAGCGGTATCTGTGAGTGTGGTGACAGCATTTACGACTCCATTTATGATTCGTATGGCTGATGGAGCATATGGTTTGCTTGAAAGAAAATTGCCACGAGACCTTATTGACTCTTTAGATCGCTATTCGATGTTTTCTTTCGCAATGACAGCGCACAAAGAATCCCGCGACCAAGTTCGTTCTTACATCTTTAAGATTTTTTTAAATGTGGTGATCGTGATTGGCGTGTTTTTGCTGATGGGCCGAGTGACATTGCCTTACTTATTAAATCACCAAGTCGAAGAGGGCTCTGCAAAGTTTCTGACTTTAACGGCAACTTTGATTTTAAGTTCACCGTTCTTATGGGCATTGGCTTTTGGTCGGACGAAGCAATTTGATAGCCTGGTCGCCGGCGGCTCTCGCGGAAGTCAGAACTATGTCTTTGTGGTTTCTAGAATTATGGTTGCCGTGGGATTGATCGGCGCAATGGTTGCGCAATTTGTTCCACTGGGGTGGGCTTTGGGAATCACTGCATGGATGGCGGTCGTTGTCGGTTATGTGCTTTCCACAAGGCTGCGGGCGATTTATCAGTGGTTTGAAAATCGTTTTATTTCAAACTTAACCGAAGATGTTCATAAGGTGGCACCAAAAACTCATAGCCAAGCCTTGGCTCCTTGGGATGCCCATTTGACTGAATTCCGTGTGCCAGCAGAAGCTCACTATGTGGGAATGCCTTTATCCGAGCTCTCCATTCGTGAACGTTTTGGTGTGACAGTGGCCTTGATCGAGCGCGGACGCAGAAAGATCATGGCGCCCGGTGCAGACGTGATGTTCATGCCTCAAGATATCGTATTCGTGATTGGAAATGATATTCAGCTCGCAGTATTTAAAGAATTCATCGATGCAGAACAGGATTACCAAACTCTGGAATCAGAAATTTCGGAATACTCATTGGAAAAATATCTGCTAACAGACAAATCAGCGTTCTTAGGGAAAAGCATTCGGGATAGCGGGCTTCGAGAAACAACCCATGGCTTAGTGGTCGGTATTGAACGCCAAGGTCGCCGTATTTTAAACCCCGACTCTGCCGAAATCCTGCAGGTCGATGATCTTCTGTGGATCGTAGGCGACCGCTCCCGCATCCTGGATCTCAGGTAA
- a CDS encoding aldehyde dehydrogenase family protein produces MLEQLVLRQKSFAQHARTESWHQRYDYLESLKSMITDHQQELCKALYEDFKKPELESLATEIMPLLKEIRFAQKHLKKWMKPQRVCTPLLLFGSKSYTRFEALGSCLIISPWNYPLYLTIAPLVSALAAGNAAVIKPSEYAPHTSRLMHSLLSKYFKPEQVSVIEGGPETTTELLKQAFDHVFFTGSTEVGRIIMKGAAHSLARVTLELGGKSPTVIDNTANLKLAAQKIIWAKFVNAGQTCVAPDYLFIQESIHHEFLQTLKVQLQESFGSSKDDVKSSKSFARIINRRHTDRLKGLLEDAISNSASVVAGGEVDLEQNYVAPTLLDNVDPHTKVMNEEIFGPILPILKFKDISEVVHFINERPKPLTIYCYSHSEHNIKKLMKETSSGTLSVNDSLISLLNPHLPFGGVGASGLGAYHGYHGFETFSHKKAIFKQGFAGRLMAIIYPPYNQTKLDLLKQIIRFTG; encoded by the coding sequence ATGCTTGAACAACTCGTGCTTCGTCAAAAGTCATTCGCCCAACACGCCCGTACTGAATCCTGGCACCAACGCTATGATTATCTTGAATCCTTGAAAAGCATGATCACCGATCACCAACAGGAACTGTGCAAAGCTTTATACGAAGATTTTAAAAAGCCTGAGTTAGAATCCCTGGCTACTGAGATCATGCCTCTTTTAAAAGAAATCCGTTTTGCGCAAAAGCATTTGAAAAAATGGATGAAGCCGCAACGGGTTTGTACTCCGCTGCTTTTATTTGGATCTAAAAGTTACACGCGCTTTGAGGCCTTAGGGTCTTGCCTGATCATTTCACCGTGGAACTATCCTTTGTATTTAACGATCGCCCCCCTGGTTTCGGCCCTTGCTGCGGGGAACGCAGCGGTGATTAAACCTTCCGAGTACGCCCCTCACACCAGCCGTTTGATGCATTCTTTATTATCGAAGTACTTTAAGCCTGAACAGGTATCGGTCATCGAAGGTGGTCCTGAAACCACGACCGAACTTTTAAAGCAGGCCTTTGACCACGTCTTTTTCACCGGCAGTACCGAGGTTGGCAGAATTATCATGAAAGGTGCCGCTCACAGCCTGGCCCGAGTCACTTTGGAATTGGGTGGCAAGTCACCGACCGTTATTGATAATACAGCGAACCTAAAACTTGCGGCGCAAAAGATCATCTGGGCGAAATTCGTGAATGCAGGACAGACTTGTGTGGCTCCGGACTACCTGTTTATTCAAGAAAGCATCCATCACGAATTCCTGCAAACACTTAAAGTGCAACTTCAAGAGAGTTTCGGAAGCAGCAAAGATGACGTGAAATCATCCAAGAGCTTTGCCCGCATCATCAATCGTCGCCACACGGATCGCCTTAAAGGCTTACTTGAAGATGCGATCAGTAACAGCGCAAGCGTGGTTGCCGGAGGTGAAGTAGATCTTGAACAAAACTACGTTGCCCCGACCCTGCTTGATAACGTTGATCCGCACACCAAAGTGATGAATGAAGAGATCTTTGGCCCGATTTTACCGATCTTGAAGTTTAAAGACATCAGCGAAGTCGTTCACTTTATCAACGAACGCCCGAAGCCTTTGACGATTTATTGCTACTCCCATTCCGAGCACAACATCAAAAAACTGATGAAGGAAACAAGTTCGGGAACACTATCGGTTAATGATTCATTGATCTCGTTATTGAATCCCCACCTTCCGTTTGGCGGCGTGGGCGCAAGTGGTCTGGGTGCTTACCATGGGTACCATGGCTTTGAGACCTTCTCCCACAAAAAGGCGATCTTTAAACAAGGCTTCGCCGGAAGATTGATGGCCATCATCTATCCTCCGTACAACCAGACCAAACTCGATCTATTAAAGCAAATCATCCGTTTTACTGGGTAA
- a CDS encoding S8 family serine peptidase — protein MKLNLFSLILSLLVATSAHAERVIVIMKDSQTFQAAHMAYKVKGSGALKTGKAVSTPVDAEIEQSLENLNTLIVNARNDNEISKLQNDPAVAYVEKEVFHPAPLPVRGWLGTPVKNTPTVPGAKTPWGIMAVKAPQAWAKSNQGQGARVLVLDTGIDQNHPSLKANFEQGKDFTGESDGSDFSDKVGHGSHCSGTIAGVLDNNGFTGVAPQAKILMGRVCSENGCSNAAIAAGINWGITQKVDVISMSLGGAWSTPGERDAIAKAAKAGLTVVAASGNDGTGKVSYPAALPTVIAVGAVNSDLKKTDFSQWGPELAIVAPGAAVVSTVPQGTGREASVQLTVAGKKAAVNSTTFQGAREVLTAETNSLVDCGLGKDTDFAGKDVKGKYALIGRGEINFSVKIQNAIKAGAVGAVIYNNAPGLIQGALTSDGSTLPVAVFMIEQEVGKKIQTTLAAGTEVKATLQTVATDYAAFDGTSMATPHVAGVVALVKAANKNLNGAQVKQILQSTATALGPNTQNEYGAGIVNAEAAVAAALQAK, from the coding sequence ATGAAACTTAATTTGTTTTCACTTATCCTGTCTCTGTTGGTTGCGACATCTGCTCATGCTGAGCGCGTTATCGTAATCATGAAAGACTCGCAAACTTTCCAAGCTGCTCACATGGCTTATAAAGTTAAAGGTTCTGGCGCTCTTAAAACTGGTAAAGCAGTTTCTACTCCAGTTGATGCTGAAATCGAACAATCTCTTGAAAACTTGAACACATTGATCGTGAATGCAAGAAACGACAATGAGATCTCTAAACTTCAAAACGACCCAGCAGTAGCTTACGTTGAAAAAGAAGTTTTCCATCCAGCTCCACTTCCAGTTCGTGGTTGGTTGGGCACTCCAGTTAAAAACACTCCGACAGTTCCGGGCGCGAAAACTCCATGGGGGATTATGGCAGTTAAAGCACCTCAAGCTTGGGCAAAGTCCAATCAAGGTCAAGGCGCTCGCGTTCTTGTTCTAGATACTGGTATCGATCAAAACCATCCTTCTTTGAAAGCTAACTTCGAACAAGGTAAAGACTTTACTGGTGAATCAGATGGTTCTGATTTCTCTGATAAAGTAGGTCACGGTTCACACTGCTCTGGTACGATTGCAGGTGTATTGGATAACAACGGTTTCACAGGTGTTGCTCCTCAAGCGAAAATCTTGATGGGTCGCGTATGCTCTGAAAACGGTTGCTCGAATGCAGCGATCGCAGCAGGTATCAACTGGGGTATCACTCAGAAAGTTGATGTGATCTCTATGTCTCTTGGTGGCGCATGGTCGACTCCAGGTGAGCGCGACGCTATCGCAAAAGCGGCTAAAGCAGGTCTTACTGTGGTAGCGGCTTCTGGTAACGATGGTACTGGTAAAGTTTCTTACCCAGCAGCTCTTCCAACAGTTATCGCAGTTGGTGCAGTGAATAGTGATCTTAAGAAAACGGACTTCTCTCAATGGGGTCCAGAATTGGCGATCGTAGCTCCGGGTGCAGCAGTTGTTTCTACAGTTCCGCAAGGCACTGGTCGTGAAGCTTCTGTTCAATTGACTGTTGCTGGTAAAAAAGCAGCGGTTAACTCCACAACTTTCCAAGGTGCTCGTGAAGTATTGACTGCTGAAACGAACTCATTGGTTGATTGCGGTCTTGGTAAAGACACTGACTTCGCTGGTAAAGACGTTAAAGGTAAGTACGCACTTATCGGTCGCGGCGAAATCAACTTCTCTGTTAAAATTCAAAACGCTATCAAAGCGGGTGCAGTTGGCGCAGTTATCTACAACAACGCTCCAGGTTTGATCCAAGGTGCTTTGACTTCTGACGGTTCAACTCTTCCAGTTGCTGTGTTCATGATTGAACAAGAAGTTGGTAAAAAAATCCAAACGACATTGGCAGCGGGCACAGAAGTTAAAGCGACTCTTCAAACAGTTGCAACTGACTACGCAGCTTTCGATGGGACTTCAATGGCAACTCCGCACGTTGCAGGTGTTGTAGCTCTTGTAAAAGCAGCTAATAAAAACCTTAACGGCGCTCAAGTTAAGCAAATCTTGCAATCAACTGCGACGGCTTTGGGTCCTAACACTCAAAACGAATACGGCGCGGGTATCGTAAATGCTGAAGCGGCAGTAGCCGCAGCTCTTCAAGCGAAGTAA